A section of the Corynebacterium tuberculostearicum genome encodes:
- the hisF gene encoding imidazole glycerol phosphate synthase subunit HisF has translation MAVAVRVIPCLDVDQGRVVKGINFDNLRDAGDPVELAARYDALGADELTFLDVSASKQGRSTMLEVVRRTADQVFIPLTVGGGVRSVDDVRELLRAGADKVSVNTAAIKNPELLREMAEIFGAQCIVLSVDARRCREEYAPSGFEVTTHGGTESAGIDAIEWARRGEELGVGEILLNSMDGDGTKEGFDLELLRAVRAAVTIPVIASGGAGKAADFPPAVAAGADAVLAASIFHFGEVEISDVKDALDAAGYEVRR, from the coding sequence ATGGCTGTAGCCGTACGCGTGATCCCCTGCCTAGACGTGGACCAAGGCCGCGTGGTCAAGGGCATCAACTTTGACAACCTGCGCGATGCCGGCGACCCAGTGGAGCTGGCCGCGCGTTATGACGCCCTAGGAGCCGATGAACTTACCTTCTTGGATGTCTCTGCTTCTAAACAAGGCCGTTCCACCATGCTCGAGGTCGTGCGCCGCACCGCAGACCAGGTATTCATCCCATTGACGGTGGGAGGCGGAGTTCGCAGCGTTGATGACGTCCGAGAATTATTGCGCGCCGGGGCAGATAAGGTCTCCGTGAACACCGCGGCCATTAAGAATCCGGAACTGCTGCGCGAAATGGCTGAGATTTTCGGGGCCCAATGCATCGTGCTGTCTGTTGATGCTCGCCGGTGCCGCGAAGAGTATGCGCCATCCGGCTTTGAGGTGACCACGCACGGCGGTACGGAATCGGCCGGGATCGACGCCATCGAATGGGCACGCCGCGGCGAAGAACTCGGCGTAGGGGAGATCCTCCTCAACTCAATGGATGGGGATGGCACAAAGGAAGGATTTGACCTTGAATTGCTGCGCGCCGTGCGCGCAGCGGTGACCATTCCCGTTATCGCCTCTGGCGGCGCGGGAAAAGCCGCAGATTTCCCACCGGCCGTTGCGGCCGGCGCCGATGCCGTCTTGGCAGCAAGCATTTTTCACTTCGGTGAGGTAGAAATCAGCGACGTGAAAGACGCCCTGGACGCTGCGGGCTACGAGGTGCGCCGATGA
- the hisI gene encoding phosphoribosyl-AMP cyclohydrolase, protein MSTPGNYELNGGIAKQLKRNDQGLVPAIAQAESGEVLMMAWMDDHALAHTLATRKATYFSRSRNEYWVKGETSGNTQEVLGVRLDCDGDTILLTVRQRGGACHTGDRTCFDATDLLGGQP, encoded by the coding sequence ATGAGTACCCCGGGCAACTATGAACTTAACGGGGGCATCGCCAAGCAGCTCAAGCGCAATGACCAAGGCTTGGTGCCGGCCATTGCCCAAGCTGAGTCTGGTGAAGTGCTGATGATGGCCTGGATGGATGACCACGCCTTGGCCCATACCCTCGCCACCCGCAAAGCAACGTATTTTTCGCGCTCGCGCAATGAATATTGGGTCAAGGGAGAAACTTCTGGAAATACCCAAGAGGTGCTGGGCGTTCGCCTTGACTGCGATGGAGATACTATTCTGCTGACCGTGCGGCAGCGCGGCGGCGCCTGCCATACCGGTGACCGCACGTGCTTTGACGCCACCGATCTCCTAGGAGGGCAACCGTGA
- the priA gene encoding bifunctional 1-(5-phosphoribosyl)-5-((5-phosphoribosylamino)methylideneamino)imidazole-4-carboxamide isomerase/phosphoribosylanthranilate isomerase PriA yields MTFTLLPAVDVSQGRAVRLDKGEAGTETSYGSPRDAAQKWQSQGAHWLHFVDLDAAFGRGSNHEGMAMITCELGVSVELSGGIRDDAAVERALATGAQRVSIGTAALEQPEWIEDILARYGDKVAVDLAVREEGGEWRTAGNGWVSDGGDLWEVLERLDAAGCQRFVVTDVSKDGMLTGPNIELLREVAMATEAKITASGGISSVEDLRELALYENEGIDSAIIGKALYEGKFTLDEALAAVAEVEPLPAEETIDPFDPEDN; encoded by the coding sequence ATGACTTTTACGCTCTTGCCAGCAGTCGATGTATCTCAAGGCCGAGCCGTGCGCCTAGATAAAGGCGAAGCAGGCACCGAAACCTCGTATGGTTCCCCGCGCGATGCCGCGCAAAAGTGGCAGTCCCAAGGCGCACACTGGCTGCACTTTGTGGATTTGGATGCGGCTTTCGGTCGGGGCTCCAACCACGAAGGAATGGCGATGATTACCTGCGAGCTGGGTGTAAGTGTGGAGCTTAGCGGCGGAATCCGGGACGATGCCGCGGTGGAGCGCGCGCTGGCTACCGGTGCGCAGCGCGTTAGTATCGGCACGGCTGCTCTAGAGCAGCCGGAATGGATCGAGGACATCCTCGCTCGCTACGGAGATAAGGTCGCCGTGGATCTCGCCGTGCGCGAGGAAGGTGGCGAATGGCGTACCGCCGGCAATGGCTGGGTTTCCGATGGCGGCGATCTGTGGGAGGTACTCGAGCGCCTCGATGCAGCCGGATGCCAACGCTTTGTGGTGACAGACGTGTCGAAAGACGGCATGCTCACCGGACCTAATATTGAGCTCCTGCGCGAGGTAGCGATGGCGACGGAGGCAAAGATCACCGCCTCTGGTGGCATTTCTAGCGTGGAAGACCTGCGCGAGCTCGCGCTTTATGAAAATGAGGGCATCGATTCCGCCATTATTGGCAAAGCCCTGTACGAGGGGAAATTCACCCTCGACGAAGCACTCGCCGCGGTGGCCGAGGTAGAGCCGCTGCCGGCGGAAGAAACCATTGACCCTTTCGACCCTGAGGACAACTAA
- a CDS encoding inositol monophosphatase family protein yields MMEPRELVAFAEAAVDQVEPIFRSGLGAAPARFKGQGDFATEVDLVIEQQLRDILTQMTGIPVYGEESGGSVLDTVWVVDPIDGTANYSAGNPMAGILVALIHEGAPVAAVSDFPLLGRRLVTCDGAPLRSVGGPTTGFGGGDEAMGFDEARGHVGCSSHLPTDIFHELRETGLRPRMTGSVGLDNAFVAQGVFDGAINFSPHPWDNAAGALQIQAAGGVVTDPEGNPWTAQSRGMVAGTPQVHATIVDILSRHTGTFHR; encoded by the coding sequence ATGATGGAACCCCGCGAGTTGGTGGCCTTCGCGGAGGCGGCCGTAGACCAAGTAGAACCCATTTTTCGCTCCGGCCTCGGAGCTGCGCCCGCCCGTTTTAAGGGGCAGGGAGATTTCGCCACCGAGGTAGACCTCGTCATCGAGCAACAGCTGCGCGATATCTTGACCCAGATGACCGGTATCCCGGTCTATGGAGAAGAATCGGGCGGCAGCGTGCTCGATACCGTGTGGGTGGTAGATCCGATCGATGGTACCGCGAACTACTCTGCCGGAAACCCCATGGCCGGCATCCTGGTGGCGCTCATTCATGAGGGTGCGCCCGTCGCCGCGGTATCTGACTTCCCGCTCTTGGGGCGTCGTTTGGTCACCTGCGATGGCGCCCCACTGCGCTCGGTAGGTGGGCCAACCACTGGCTTCGGAGGAGGGGACGAGGCGATGGGTTTTGATGAGGCGCGCGGTCACGTGGGGTGCTCTTCGCACCTGCCCACTGACATTTTCCACGAGCTGCGCGAGACCGGACTGCGCCCGCGAATGACCGGTTCTGTGGGGCTTGATAATGCCTTCGTCGCGCAGGGTGTGTTTGATGGGGCGATTAACTTCTCTCCGCACCCATGGGATAACGCCGCGGGAGCACTGCAGATTCAGGCCGCTGGTGGCGTTGTCACCGATCCGGAAGGAAATCCGTGGACTGCGCAGTCGCGCGGCATGGTGGCAGGTACCCCGCAGGTTCATGCCACCATCGTGGATATCTTGTCTCGTCATACCGGTACTTTTCACCGCTAA
- the lgt gene encoding prolipoprotein diacylglyceryl transferase → MHTEILANIPSPPQGVWQLGPIPIRAYALCIIVGIIVALRMTLRRYTARGGNPDTVWDAAIVVIPAGIIGGRLYHVITDNQKYFCDSCNPADALKITNGGLGIWGAVALGALALWVLFKVKKVPLGPFADAVAPGLVLAQAIGRLGNWFNQELYGRPTDVPWALDIYYRVNENGGYAPVSGHSTGEVMTSVHPTFLYELVWNVLVCLFLLWAHKAWKLGHGRVFALYVMGYTLGRFFIEGMRSDEATHIFGIRVNIIVSLAIFIIAAIVFFVLDRHRQGPESPEEVDPKYWAERRDTDEHSPEHAVSDGQQPGSLST, encoded by the coding sequence GTGCACACAGAAATTCTTGCAAATATTCCGTCTCCACCGCAGGGCGTGTGGCAGTTGGGACCCATTCCCATTCGTGCCTATGCGCTGTGCATCATCGTAGGGATTATCGTCGCCCTGCGAATGACCTTACGCCGCTACACCGCACGCGGCGGTAACCCAGACACAGTATGGGATGCCGCCATCGTGGTCATTCCAGCCGGCATCATTGGCGGGCGTCTTTACCACGTCATTACCGATAACCAGAAGTACTTCTGTGATAGCTGCAATCCCGCGGACGCGCTGAAGATTACCAATGGCGGCCTGGGCATTTGGGGCGCCGTAGCCTTGGGCGCACTAGCTTTGTGGGTGCTTTTCAAAGTGAAGAAGGTGCCGCTCGGCCCCTTTGCTGATGCGGTGGCGCCAGGCCTCGTCCTTGCGCAGGCGATTGGACGCCTAGGTAACTGGTTTAACCAAGAGCTCTATGGGCGCCCGACCGACGTTCCGTGGGCTTTAGATATCTATTACCGCGTCAATGAGAACGGCGGCTATGCTCCCGTTTCCGGACACTCCACGGGTGAGGTCATGACGTCGGTGCACCCGACCTTCCTGTACGAGCTCGTGTGGAATGTCCTGGTCTGCCTTTTCCTCTTGTGGGCTCATAAGGCCTGGAAGTTGGGCCACGGCCGCGTCTTTGCCCTCTATGTCATGGGATATACATTGGGCCGCTTCTTTATTGAAGGGATGCGTTCCGATGAGGCGACCCATATCTTTGGGATCCGCGTGAATATCATCGTCTCCCTAGCGATTTTTATCATCGCCGCGATTGTCTTCTTCGTGCTTGATAGACACCGCCAGGGGCCAGAGTCCCCCGAAGAGGTAGATCCTAAGTATTGGGCGGAGCGCCGGGATACTGATGAGCACAGCCCTGAGCACGCGGTATCTGATGGGCAGCAACCGGGTTCATTATCGACGTAA
- the hisH gene encoding imidazole glycerol phosphate synthase subunit HisH yields the protein MAKTVALLDYGAGNVRSAQRALERVGADVTVTADPKEAVEADGLLVPGVGAFAACMRGLRAVQGPRVIGQRLAGERPVLGICVGMQVLFDAGVEHNINSTGCGEWPGTVEKLQSAVLPHMGWNTVEVPVGSDMFAGVAEDERFYFVHSYGVRRWELETEITRPPQVSWAEHAGDRFVAAVENGALWATQFHPEKSGDAGAQLLENWMRTL from the coding sequence ATGGCAAAGACGGTCGCATTATTGGATTATGGCGCGGGCAATGTGCGCTCGGCCCAGCGCGCGCTGGAGCGAGTGGGCGCGGACGTCACCGTTACCGCGGACCCTAAAGAAGCGGTGGAAGCGGACGGTCTGCTTGTCCCTGGCGTGGGTGCCTTTGCTGCCTGCATGCGCGGGCTACGGGCGGTGCAGGGCCCTCGGGTCATCGGCCAGCGCTTGGCAGGAGAGCGGCCGGTGTTGGGCATTTGCGTAGGCATGCAGGTCCTTTTCGACGCCGGAGTGGAACACAACATCAACTCCACCGGCTGCGGCGAGTGGCCCGGCACCGTGGAAAAGCTGCAATCTGCGGTGCTGCCGCATATGGGATGGAATACCGTAGAGGTACCCGTCGGCAGCGATATGTTTGCCGGAGTGGCCGAAGACGAGCGGTTTTATTTCGTGCATTCCTACGGCGTTCGCCGGTGGGAATTGGAAACGGAAATTACCCGTCCGCCGCAGGTGAGCTGGGCCGAGCACGCGGGCGATAGGTTCGTCGCGGCCGTAGAAAACGGCGCCCTGTGGGCGACCCAATTCCACCCTGAAAAATCCGGGGACGCCGGTGCACAGCTTTTGGAAAACTGGATGCGTACGCTCTAG
- a CDS encoding indole-3-glycerol phosphate synthase TrpC has product MPTPIAVDHLVAGVLEDVAAREARVSFKEVKARSRDMEPPRDARAALLRTGCSVITELKRAVPYGGEIAHVGSAEQMAEWARTFEHCGVHLMACQTDFRRFHGSLEDMAAARAAIDIPMMSRDLIVDPYQIHEARCFGADAIPLQVELLEQARLEALLDRVESLGMTAIVEVRNCAEVDRAIKAGSSVIAINAWSLASDAINREAFNDIAPGLPESILRIAVGGVNNARNLFHYASRGADAVLVGESVMAAQDPTALARSLVAAGQHPACPARKID; this is encoded by the coding sequence ATGCCTACGCCCATTGCCGTTGACCACCTTGTTGCAGGAGTCTTGGAGGACGTCGCTGCACGGGAAGCTCGCGTGTCCTTCAAAGAGGTGAAGGCGCGCTCGCGTGACATGGAACCTCCCCGGGATGCCCGCGCGGCTCTGCTGCGTACAGGCTGCTCGGTCATCACGGAGCTCAAGCGCGCCGTACCCTACGGCGGCGAGATCGCTCATGTTGGCTCTGCGGAACAGATGGCGGAATGGGCCCGCACCTTTGAACACTGCGGCGTACATCTCATGGCATGCCAGACTGATTTCCGCCGCTTCCACGGTTCTTTAGAAGACATGGCAGCTGCCCGTGCTGCGATTGATATTCCCATGATGTCGCGCGATCTCATCGTGGACCCTTACCAAATTCATGAAGCCAGGTGCTTTGGGGCCGATGCCATTCCGCTGCAGGTAGAGCTCTTAGAGCAAGCTCGCCTGGAGGCACTTTTAGACCGCGTGGAATCGCTCGGTATGACCGCCATCGTAGAGGTACGCAACTGCGCAGAGGTCGACCGCGCAATCAAGGCAGGAAGTAGCGTCATCGCCATCAATGCGTGGTCGTTGGCTTCGGATGCCATTAACCGCGAGGCGTTTAATGATATCGCCCCAGGCCTGCCAGAATCCATCCTGCGCATCGCAGTAGGCGGGGTAAACAACGCGCGCAATCTGTTTCACTATGCTTCACGCGGCGCCGATGCAGTTTTGGTGGGCGAATCCGTCATGGCTGCCCAAGATCCTACGGCGCTGGCGCGCTCCTTGGTGGCTGCCGGGCAGCATCCAGCGTGCCCCGCGCGCAAGATAGATTAA
- a CDS encoding TIGR02234 family membrane protein — MKARRLGPLLIAVGAIVVWLSSRATWVVAASEDDKAGSAANDIIGSAWSLEIMALTLVLVAGAVAGMALRRVGRRVVGIVCALAAAASAWTPVSLLTAGADAERAQKILQGASANENAVDSAQISDWATVVSTEVHSLGPILALIGAAAALFGAVMLARNPGEDKAKVSSKYETPAARQEKLEEDLETSSDSGRVMWDALDSDIDPTDMDKN, encoded by the coding sequence GTGAAGGCTAGACGCCTTGGACCACTACTTATCGCTGTAGGAGCCATCGTAGTGTGGCTGTCCTCCCGTGCTACGTGGGTGGTAGCTGCCAGCGAAGACGACAAGGCCGGTTCTGCGGCCAATGACATCATCGGCTCGGCCTGGTCGCTGGAAATCATGGCCTTGACCCTAGTTCTGGTAGCCGGTGCCGTCGCAGGGATGGCGCTGCGGCGCGTAGGTAGGCGAGTAGTGGGCATCGTGTGCGCCCTCGCGGCCGCAGCTAGTGCATGGACCCCGGTGAGCCTGTTGACTGCGGGCGCGGACGCCGAGCGCGCCCAGAAGATCCTGCAGGGAGCCTCAGCCAATGAAAACGCCGTAGACTCTGCCCAGATTTCTGACTGGGCCACGGTAGTTTCCACCGAGGTGCATTCCCTGGGACCTATTCTGGCTCTCATAGGTGCGGCAGCAGCCCTCTTCGGTGCAGTGATGCTTGCACGCAATCCAGGCGAGGATAAGGCGAAGGTGTCGAGCAAATACGAAACCCCAGCGGCACGGCAGGAAAAGTTGGAGGAGGATTTGGAAACCTCCTCCGACTCTGGCCGTGTGATGTGGGACGCGCTTGATAGTGATATCGATCCCACTGATATGGACAAAAATTAG